The following proteins come from a genomic window of Sorghum bicolor cultivar BTx623 chromosome 3, Sorghum_bicolor_NCBIv3, whole genome shotgun sequence:
- the LOC8058923 gene encoding coronatine-insensitive protein homolog 1a has product MGGELPEPSRLRRALSFGCGAVPEEALHLVFGYVDDPRDREAASLVCRRWHRIDALSRKHVTVGFCYAVEPARLLARFPRLESLALKGRPRAAMYGLIPEDFGAYAAPWVAQLAAPLDCLKALHLRRMTVTDEDIAVLVRARGYMLQVLKLDKCSGFSTDALRLVARSCRSLRTLFLEECTIADEGSEWLHELAVNNSVLVTLNFYMTDLRVEPADLELLAKNCKSLISLKMSECDLSDLIGFLQTSKGLQEFAGGAFSEVGEYTKYEKVKFPPRLCFLGGLTFMSKNEMQVIFPYSAMLKKLDLQYTCLTTEDHCQLIAKCPNLLVLEVRNVIGDRGLEVVGDTCKKLRRLRIERGDDDPGQEEQGGVSQIGLTAVAVGCRELEYIAAYVSDITNGALESIGTFCKNLYDFRLVLLDKQNKIADLPLDNGVRALLRNCTKLRRFAFYLRPGGLSDVGLGYIGLYSGNIQYMLLGNVGESDNGLIQFAMGCTNLRKLELRSCCFSERALAVAVLQMPLLRYIWVQGYRASQTGQDLMLMARPYWNIEFVPPGPESAYRVMADGQPCVDTHAQVLAYYSLAGRRPDCPQWLVTLHPA; this is encoded by the exons ATGGGCGGCGAGCTGCCGGAGCCGAGCCGGCTGAGACGCGCGCTCAGCTTCGGCTGCGGCGCCGTCCCCGAGGAGGCGCTGCACCTCGTGTTCGGCTACGTGGACGACCCGCGCGACCGGGAGGCGGCCTCGCTCGTGTGCCGCCGCTGGCACCGCATCGACGCGCTCTCGCGCAAGCACGTCACCGTCGGCTTCTGCTACGCCGTGGAGCCCGCGCGGCTGCTCGCCAGGTTCCCCAGGCTCGAGTCGCTCGCGCTCAAGGGGAGGCCCCGCGCCGCCATGTACGGCCTCATCCCCGAGGACTTCGGCGCCTACGCCGCGCCCTGGGTCGCCCAGCTCGCCGCGCCGCTCGACTGCCTCAAGGCGCTCCACCTGCGCCGCATGACCGTCACCGACGAGGACATCGCCGTGCTCGTCCGCGCGCGCGGCTACATGCTACAGGTGCTCAAGCTCGACAAGTGCTCCGGCTTCTCAACCGACGCCCTCCGCCTCGTCGCCCGCTCCTGCAG ATCTCTGAGAACTTTGTTCCTGGAAGAATGTAcaattgccgatgaagggagtGAATGGCTCCATGAACTCGCTGTCAACAATTCTGTTCTGGTGACACTGAACTTCTACATGACAGATCTCAGAGTGGAGCCTGCTGATCTGGAACTTCTTGCAAAGAACTGTAAATCATTGATTTCTTTGAAGATGAGTGAGTGTGATCTTTCAGATCTGATTGGTTTTCTCCAAACCTCCAAAGGATTGCAAGAATTCGCTGGAGGTGCATTTTCTGAAGTTGGAGAGTACACCAAATACGAAAAGGTCAAGTTCCCACCTAGACTATGCTTCTTGGGGGGTCTTACCTTCATGAGTAAAAATGAGATGCAAGTTATCTTTCCATATTCTGCAATGCTTAAGAAACTGGACTTGCAGTACACTTGCCTCACCACTGAAGATCACTGTCAGCTTATTGCTAAATGCCCCAACCTACTGGTTCTCGAG GTGAGGAATGTGATTGGGGATAGAGGACTAGAAGTTGTTGGTGATACATGCAAGAAGCTACGAAGACTCAGAATTGAGCGGGGGGATGATGATCCCGGTCAAGAAGAGCAGGGAGGAGTCTCTCAGATAGGTTTGACAGCCGTAGCTGTTGGCTGCCGTGAACTGGAGTACATAGCTGCCTATGTATCTGATATCACAAATGGGGCGCTGGAATCCATTGGCACGTTCTGCAAGAATCTCTATGACTTCCGGCTTGTTCTGCTTGACAAACAGAACAAAATAGCAGATCTGCCACTTGACAACGGCGTCCGTGCTCTATTGAGGAATTGCACAAAACTTCGGAGGTTTGCCTTCTACCTGAGACCGGGAGGGCTTTCAGATGTAGGCCTTGGTTACATTGGACTGTACAGTGGAAACATCCAATACAtgctgctcggcaacgttggcGAATCTGACAATGGATTGATCCAATTTGCAATGGGATGCACCAACCTGCGGAAGCTCGAGCTGAGGAGCTGCTGCTTCAGCGAGCGAGCTCTGGCAGTGGCCGTGCTCCAGATGCCCTTGCTGAGGTACATATGGGTGCAGGGGTACAGAGCCTCTCAAACAGGTCAGGACCTCATGCTCATGGCCAGGCCATACTGGAACATTGAATTTGTGCCTCCCGGTCCCGAGAGCGCCTATCGTGTGATGGCAGATGGACAGCCTTGTGTTGACACCCATGCCCAGGTTCTTGcgtattactcccttgctggaAGGAGGCCGGACTGTCCTCAGTGGTTGGTTACTTTGCATCCTGCGTGA